The following proteins come from a genomic window of Diprion similis isolate iyDipSimi1 chromosome 8, iyDipSimi1.1, whole genome shotgun sequence:
- the LOC124410109 gene encoding protein draper isoform X2, whose protein sequence is MASFVSLVVATFLLSMIDFAQPILEGPNVCTRQESYTTTVTISENKAYKVREYSWCFSFPKFRCTKYKLNFKPVYRTQTLVKQRPVDECCNGYTKSNKDRCIPVCSEDCIHGTCVAPDECKCESGYGGPSCNITCPTGYWGRHCQDECMCRNGGSCDPFNGKCKCTRGWKGENCDQKCPPDRYGLDCGEECRCQNGGNCHHISGECLCAPGFTGPLCDFPCPEGKHGYECKSNCSCQNGGSCSPTNGECFCTPGWTGSVCANRCPDGQWGNNCSSSCDCYNGASCHHITGECQCKPGFLGEKCVESCPNGKYGLNCIGNCSCENGATCSAIDGSCHCQNGWKGELCEERACPDNLWGPDCKNSCVCEEQNTELCHPWTGSCICHAGWDGEICSHTCPIYTFGKGCQQQCKCENSAQCSPFNGTCACAAGFKGKHCNEPCPEGRFGEDCAQKCNCHNGATCSPENGRCNCAAGWNGILCDRPCPDKLYGKDCKESCKCLNNAACNSQNGTCTCAAGFTGNFCEEKCPNGYFGHDCNQICDCDDDNSLGCDPATGRCMCKPEWKGNMTCDHVTGQYVCRPGYLGITCEHPCPLHRYGLNCANHCYCKNGADCHHVTGVCQCLPGWQGPTCQIPCTDGMYGVNCTQPCKCQNEGECRKNDGHCRCAPGWTGTHCTEVCPEGYYGDHCMEPCECKSDSFVCHPKTGCTCKKGFKGENCDELMQERSVRPIEESGSGSVVVGIAIALIFIAIIFTIWLYYRRRVANLKTEIAQVQYIAEPVTTPDRNHFDNPVYSYRDSSRSDDGTATLLNNVQIKNDLGTKNINTERAKLGPIVAGYNTTSDDDGSCKDSFGRFQYNGLDSKNKDADLGNPNLYHSIDELDAKKAAEHVYDEIKQNNGEMEYDHLDYTRPTSSWKPHYQRMVNGFGSKDGSGPSKSSDPDVESGEKD, encoded by the exons atggCCTCCTTCGTTTCACTGGTCGTTGCCACCTTCCTTCTATCCATGATAGACTTCGCCCAACCAATTCTCGAAGGGCCGAACGTCTGTACGCGGCAAGAATc atacACAACGACTGTTACGATATCGGAAAACAAAGCGTACAAAGTCCGGGAGTACTCGTGGTGCTTCAGCTTTCCCAAATTCAGGTGCACCAAGTACAAGCTCAACTTTAAACCCGTATACAGGACGCAG ACGCTGGTTAAACAACGGCCGGTCGACGAATGCTGCAACGGATACACGAAGAGCAACAAGGATCGATGCATACCGGTATGTTCCGAAGATTGTATTCACGGCACTTGCGTTGCTCCGGACGAGTGCAAATGCGAGTCCGGCTATGGTGGACCCTCCTGTAATATTA CCTGTCCGACCGGCTACTGGGGTCGGCATTGCCAAGACGAGTGCATGTGCCGTAATGGCGGTAGCTGCGACCCTTTTAATGGAAAATGCAAGTGCACTAGGGGCTGGAAGGGTGAAAACTGTGATCAGAAATGTCCGCCTGATCGTTACGGACTGGATTGTGGCGAGGAATGTCGGTGTCAAAACGGTGGCAACTGTCACCACATTTCCGGCGAGTGCCTCTGCGCCCCAGGATTCACAGGACCTCT GTGCGATTTTCCGTGCCCAGAAGGTAAACACGGCTACGAATGCAAATCGAACTGCAGTTGCCAAAACGGCGGATCTTGCAGTCCGACAAATGGCGAATGTTTCTGCACGCCAGGATGGACG ggATCCGTATGCGCTAATCGTTGTCCCGATGGCCAATGGGGAAACAATTGTTCGTCTTCCTGCGATTGCTACAACGGAGCATCGTGTCATCACATAACTGGCGAATGTCAATGCAAACCTGGTTTTCTTGGAGAGAAG TGCGTGGAGAGCTGCCCCAACGGCAAATACGGCCTTAACTGCATAGGCAACTGCAGCTGTGAAAATGGGGCGACTTGTTCGGCGATCGATGGATCATGCCACTGCCAAAACGGGTGGAAAGGTGAGCTTTGCGAGGAGCGAGCTTGTCCAGACAATTTATGGGGTCCAGATTGCAAGAAC aGTTGCGTATGCGAAGAACAAAACACCGAGCTCTGCCATCCTTGGACCGGAAGCTGCATTTGCCACGCCGGTTGGGACGGCGAGATCTGCTCTCACACTTGCCCGATTTACACCTTTGGCAAGGGATGCCAGCAGCAGTGCAAATGCGAAAACAGCGCCCAGTGTTCACCTTTTAACGGCacttgcgcatgcgcagcgGGATTCAAAGGTAAACACTGCAACGAACCCTGTCCCGAAGGTAGATTTGGCGAAGATTGCGCCCAGAAGTGCAACTGCCATAACGGAGCCACTTGTTCGCCGGAAAACGGACGATGCAACTGCGCAGCAG GATGGAATGGTATCCTGTGCGATCGTCCGTGTCCCGACAAGCTTTACGGTAAGGATTGCAAGGAGAGTTGCAAATGCTTGAACAACGCTGCCTGCAATTCGCAAAACG GCACATGCACATGTGCGGCTGGTTTCACCGGGAATTTCTGCGAGGAAAAATGTCCCAACGGATACTTTGGTCACGATTGTAACCAGATCTGCGACTGCGACGATGATAACAGCTTAGGCTGCGATCCGGCGACCGGAAGATGCATGTGCAAACCCGAATGGAAAG GCAACATGACATGCGATCACGTCACTGGACAATACGTGTGCAGACCTGGCTACCTTGGAATAACTTGCGAACATCCTTGCCCTCTGCATAGATACGGTCTGAATTGCGCCAACCATTGTTACTGCAAGAACGGAGCTGATTGTCACCACGTGACTG GTGTCTGCCAATGTTTGCCGGGCTGGCAAGGACCTACTTGTCAAATTCCCTGCACCGATGGGATGTACGGTGTGAATTGCACCCAGCCTTGCAAGTGTCAGAACGAAGGCGAATGCAGAAAAAACGATGGTCACTGCAGATGCGCTCCTGGATGGACTGGGACGCATTGCACAGAAg TATGTCCAGAAGGATATTACGGCGATCACTGCATGGAACCGTGCGAGTGTAAGTCCGATTCCTTCGTATGTCACCCGAAAACTGGTTGCACTTGCAAAAAGGGTTTCAAAG GTGAAAACTGCGACGAGTTAATGCAAGAAAGGAGCGTCCGTCCGATAGaagaatctggatctggaagTGTCGTCGTGGGAATTGCGATCGCTCTAATTTTCATTGCGATCATATTCACGATATGGTTGTACTATAGAAGGAGGGTGGCTAATTTGAAAACTGAAATAGCTCAGGTTCAGTACATCGCTGAACCTGTGACGACgcctg ATCGCAATCACTTCGATAATCCGGTATACTCGTATCGGGATTCAAGTAGATCTGACGACGGAACAGCAACGTTGCTGAACAATGTGCAGATAAAAAACGACCTAGGTACCAAAAATATTAACACAGAACGAGCCAAACTCGGTCCCATAGTTGCTGGCTATAATACAACTAGCGATGACGATGGCAGCTGTAAAG ATTCCTTCGGACGTTTCCAATACAACGGTCTCGACTCTAAGAACAAGGACGCCGACCTTGGCAACCCTAATTTGTATCACAGCATCGACGAATTAGACGCAAAGAAAGCTGCCGAGCACGTCTACGACGAAATAAAGCAAAACAACGGTGAAATGGAATACGATCATCTCGACTACACGAGGCCGACGAGTTCATGGAAGCCGCATTATCAACGAATGGTGAACGGATTCGGATCCAAAGATGGGAGTGGTCCTAGCAAATCTAGCGATCCGGACGTCGAAAGTGGGGAAAAAGATTAG
- the LOC124410109 gene encoding protein draper isoform X1, with protein sequence MASFVSLVVATFLLSMIDFAQPILEGPNVCTRQESYTTTVTISENKAYKVREYSWCFSFPKFRCTKYKLNFKPVYRTQTLVKQRPVDECCNGYTKSNKDRCIPVCSEDCIHGTCVAPDECKCESGYGGPSCNITCPTGYWGRHCQDECMCRNGGSCDPFNGKCKCTRGWKGENCDQKCPPDRYGLDCGEECRCQNGGNCHHISGECLCAPGFTGPLCDFPCPEGKHGYECKSNCSCQNGGSCSPTNGECFCTPGWTGSVCANRCPDGQWGNNCSSSCDCYNGASCHHITGECQCKPGFLGEKCVESCPNGKYGLNCIGNCSCENGATCSAIDGSCHCQNGWKGELCEERACPDNLWGPDCKNSCVCEEQNTELCHPWTGSCICHAGWDGEICSHTCPIYTFGKGCQQQCKCENSAQCSPFNGTCACAAGFKGKHCNEPCPEGRFGEDCAQKCNCHNGATCSPENGRCNCAAGWNGILCDRPCPDKLYGKDCKESCKCLNNAACNSQNGTCTCAAGFTGNFCEEKCPNGYFGHDCNQICDCDDDNSLGCDPATGRCMCKPEWKGIRCETQCPAGQFGDDCHSECNCMNNSSCDPETGACVCARGWEGPNCSDPCKEGFYGVGCKEKCPEKVNGNMTCDHVTGQYVCRPGYLGITCEHPCPLHRYGLNCANHCYCKNGADCHHVTGVCQCLPGWQGPTCQIPCTDGMYGVNCTQPCKCQNEGECRKNDGHCRCAPGWTGTHCTEVCPEGYYGDHCMEPCECKSDSFVCHPKTGCTCKKGFKGENCDELMQERSVRPIEESGSGSVVVGIAIALIFIAIIFTIWLYYRRRVANLKTEIAQVQYIAEPVTTPDRNHFDNPVYSYRDSSRSDDGTATLLNNVQIKNDLGTKNINTERAKLGPIVAGYNTTSDDDGSCKDSFGRFQYNGLDSKNKDADLGNPNLYHSIDELDAKKAAEHVYDEIKQNNGEMEYDHLDYTRPTSSWKPHYQRMVNGFGSKDGSGPSKSSDPDVESGEKD encoded by the exons atggCCTCCTTCGTTTCACTGGTCGTTGCCACCTTCCTTCTATCCATGATAGACTTCGCCCAACCAATTCTCGAAGGGCCGAACGTCTGTACGCGGCAAGAATc atacACAACGACTGTTACGATATCGGAAAACAAAGCGTACAAAGTCCGGGAGTACTCGTGGTGCTTCAGCTTTCCCAAATTCAGGTGCACCAAGTACAAGCTCAACTTTAAACCCGTATACAGGACGCAG ACGCTGGTTAAACAACGGCCGGTCGACGAATGCTGCAACGGATACACGAAGAGCAACAAGGATCGATGCATACCGGTATGTTCCGAAGATTGTATTCACGGCACTTGCGTTGCTCCGGACGAGTGCAAATGCGAGTCCGGCTATGGTGGACCCTCCTGTAATATTA CCTGTCCGACCGGCTACTGGGGTCGGCATTGCCAAGACGAGTGCATGTGCCGTAATGGCGGTAGCTGCGACCCTTTTAATGGAAAATGCAAGTGCACTAGGGGCTGGAAGGGTGAAAACTGTGATCAGAAATGTCCGCCTGATCGTTACGGACTGGATTGTGGCGAGGAATGTCGGTGTCAAAACGGTGGCAACTGTCACCACATTTCCGGCGAGTGCCTCTGCGCCCCAGGATTCACAGGACCTCT GTGCGATTTTCCGTGCCCAGAAGGTAAACACGGCTACGAATGCAAATCGAACTGCAGTTGCCAAAACGGCGGATCTTGCAGTCCGACAAATGGCGAATGTTTCTGCACGCCAGGATGGACG ggATCCGTATGCGCTAATCGTTGTCCCGATGGCCAATGGGGAAACAATTGTTCGTCTTCCTGCGATTGCTACAACGGAGCATCGTGTCATCACATAACTGGCGAATGTCAATGCAAACCTGGTTTTCTTGGAGAGAAG TGCGTGGAGAGCTGCCCCAACGGCAAATACGGCCTTAACTGCATAGGCAACTGCAGCTGTGAAAATGGGGCGACTTGTTCGGCGATCGATGGATCATGCCACTGCCAAAACGGGTGGAAAGGTGAGCTTTGCGAGGAGCGAGCTTGTCCAGACAATTTATGGGGTCCAGATTGCAAGAAC aGTTGCGTATGCGAAGAACAAAACACCGAGCTCTGCCATCCTTGGACCGGAAGCTGCATTTGCCACGCCGGTTGGGACGGCGAGATCTGCTCTCACACTTGCCCGATTTACACCTTTGGCAAGGGATGCCAGCAGCAGTGCAAATGCGAAAACAGCGCCCAGTGTTCACCTTTTAACGGCacttgcgcatgcgcagcgGGATTCAAAGGTAAACACTGCAACGAACCCTGTCCCGAAGGTAGATTTGGCGAAGATTGCGCCCAGAAGTGCAACTGCCATAACGGAGCCACTTGTTCGCCGGAAAACGGACGATGCAACTGCGCAGCAG GATGGAATGGTATCCTGTGCGATCGTCCGTGTCCCGACAAGCTTTACGGTAAGGATTGCAAGGAGAGTTGCAAATGCTTGAACAACGCTGCCTGCAATTCGCAAAACG GCACATGCACATGTGCGGCTGGTTTCACCGGGAATTTCTGCGAGGAAAAATGTCCCAACGGATACTTTGGTCACGATTGTAACCAGATCTGCGACTGCGACGATGATAACAGCTTAGGCTGCGATCCGGCGACCGGAAGATGCATGTGCAAACCCGAATGGAAAG GAATAAGGTGCGAGACGCAATGTCCGGCTGGTCAATTCGGCGACGACTGTCACTCCGAGTGTAACTGCATGAACAATAGCTCTTGCGATCCAGAAACAGGGGCTTGCGTTTGCGCCCGAGGTTGGGAGGGTCCCAATTGCTCGGATCCTTGCAAGGAGGGCTTTTACGGCGTTGGCTGTAAGGAAAAATGCCCAGAGAAAGTTAACG GCAACATGACATGCGATCACGTCACTGGACAATACGTGTGCAGACCTGGCTACCTTGGAATAACTTGCGAACATCCTTGCCCTCTGCATAGATACGGTCTGAATTGCGCCAACCATTGTTACTGCAAGAACGGAGCTGATTGTCACCACGTGACTG GTGTCTGCCAATGTTTGCCGGGCTGGCAAGGACCTACTTGTCAAATTCCCTGCACCGATGGGATGTACGGTGTGAATTGCACCCAGCCTTGCAAGTGTCAGAACGAAGGCGAATGCAGAAAAAACGATGGTCACTGCAGATGCGCTCCTGGATGGACTGGGACGCATTGCACAGAAg TATGTCCAGAAGGATATTACGGCGATCACTGCATGGAACCGTGCGAGTGTAAGTCCGATTCCTTCGTATGTCACCCGAAAACTGGTTGCACTTGCAAAAAGGGTTTCAAAG GTGAAAACTGCGACGAGTTAATGCAAGAAAGGAGCGTCCGTCCGATAGaagaatctggatctggaagTGTCGTCGTGGGAATTGCGATCGCTCTAATTTTCATTGCGATCATATTCACGATATGGTTGTACTATAGAAGGAGGGTGGCTAATTTGAAAACTGAAATAGCTCAGGTTCAGTACATCGCTGAACCTGTGACGACgcctg ATCGCAATCACTTCGATAATCCGGTATACTCGTATCGGGATTCAAGTAGATCTGACGACGGAACAGCAACGTTGCTGAACAATGTGCAGATAAAAAACGACCTAGGTACCAAAAATATTAACACAGAACGAGCCAAACTCGGTCCCATAGTTGCTGGCTATAATACAACTAGCGATGACGATGGCAGCTGTAAAG ATTCCTTCGGACGTTTCCAATACAACGGTCTCGACTCTAAGAACAAGGACGCCGACCTTGGCAACCCTAATTTGTATCACAGCATCGACGAATTAGACGCAAAGAAAGCTGCCGAGCACGTCTACGACGAAATAAAGCAAAACAACGGTGAAATGGAATACGATCATCTCGACTACACGAGGCCGACGAGTTCATGGAAGCCGCATTATCAACGAATGGTGAACGGATTCGGATCCAAAGATGGGAGTGGTCCTAGCAAATCTAGCGATCCGGACGTCGAAAGTGGGGAAAAAGATTAG
- the LOC124410109 gene encoding protein draper isoform X3 encodes MASFVSLVVATFLLSMIDFAQPILEGPNVCTRQESYTTTVTISENKAYKVREYSWCFSFPKFRCTKYKLNFKPVYRTQTLVKQRPVDECCNGYTKSNKDRCIPVCSEDCIHGTCVAPDECKCESGYGGPSCNITCPTGYWGRHCQDECMCRNGGSCDPFNGKCKCTRGWKGENCDQKCPPDRYGLDCGEECRCQNGGNCHHISGECLCAPGFTGPLCDFPCPEGKHGYECKSNCSCQNGGSCSPTNGECFCTPGWTGSVCANRCPDGQWGNNCSSSCDCYNGASCHHITGECQCKPGFLGEKCVESCPNGKYGLNCIGNCSCENGATCSAIDGSCHCQNGWKGELCEERACPDNLWGPDCKNSCVCEEQNTELCHPWTGSCICHAGWDGEICSHTCPIYTFGKGCQQQCKCENSAQCSPFNGTCACAAGFKGKHCNEPCPEGRFGEDCAQKCNCHNGATCSPENGRCNCAAGNMTCDHVTGQYVCRPGYLGITCEHPCPLHRYGLNCANHCYCKNGADCHHVTGVCQCLPGWQGPTCQIPCTDGMYGVNCTQPCKCQNEGECRKNDGHCRCAPGWTGTHCTEVCPEGYYGDHCMEPCECKSDSFVCHPKTGCTCKKGFKGENCDELMQERSVRPIEESGSGSVVVGIAIALIFIAIIFTIWLYYRRRVANLKTEIAQVQYIAEPVTTPDRNHFDNPVYSYRDSSRSDDGTATLLNNVQIKNDLGTKNINTERAKLGPIVAGYNTTSDDDGSCKDSFGRFQYNGLDSKNKDADLGNPNLYHSIDELDAKKAAEHVYDEIKQNNGEMEYDHLDYTRPTSSWKPHYQRMVNGFGSKDGSGPSKSSDPDVESGEKD; translated from the exons atggCCTCCTTCGTTTCACTGGTCGTTGCCACCTTCCTTCTATCCATGATAGACTTCGCCCAACCAATTCTCGAAGGGCCGAACGTCTGTACGCGGCAAGAATc atacACAACGACTGTTACGATATCGGAAAACAAAGCGTACAAAGTCCGGGAGTACTCGTGGTGCTTCAGCTTTCCCAAATTCAGGTGCACCAAGTACAAGCTCAACTTTAAACCCGTATACAGGACGCAG ACGCTGGTTAAACAACGGCCGGTCGACGAATGCTGCAACGGATACACGAAGAGCAACAAGGATCGATGCATACCGGTATGTTCCGAAGATTGTATTCACGGCACTTGCGTTGCTCCGGACGAGTGCAAATGCGAGTCCGGCTATGGTGGACCCTCCTGTAATATTA CCTGTCCGACCGGCTACTGGGGTCGGCATTGCCAAGACGAGTGCATGTGCCGTAATGGCGGTAGCTGCGACCCTTTTAATGGAAAATGCAAGTGCACTAGGGGCTGGAAGGGTGAAAACTGTGATCAGAAATGTCCGCCTGATCGTTACGGACTGGATTGTGGCGAGGAATGTCGGTGTCAAAACGGTGGCAACTGTCACCACATTTCCGGCGAGTGCCTCTGCGCCCCAGGATTCACAGGACCTCT GTGCGATTTTCCGTGCCCAGAAGGTAAACACGGCTACGAATGCAAATCGAACTGCAGTTGCCAAAACGGCGGATCTTGCAGTCCGACAAATGGCGAATGTTTCTGCACGCCAGGATGGACG ggATCCGTATGCGCTAATCGTTGTCCCGATGGCCAATGGGGAAACAATTGTTCGTCTTCCTGCGATTGCTACAACGGAGCATCGTGTCATCACATAACTGGCGAATGTCAATGCAAACCTGGTTTTCTTGGAGAGAAG TGCGTGGAGAGCTGCCCCAACGGCAAATACGGCCTTAACTGCATAGGCAACTGCAGCTGTGAAAATGGGGCGACTTGTTCGGCGATCGATGGATCATGCCACTGCCAAAACGGGTGGAAAGGTGAGCTTTGCGAGGAGCGAGCTTGTCCAGACAATTTATGGGGTCCAGATTGCAAGAAC aGTTGCGTATGCGAAGAACAAAACACCGAGCTCTGCCATCCTTGGACCGGAAGCTGCATTTGCCACGCCGGTTGGGACGGCGAGATCTGCTCTCACACTTGCCCGATTTACACCTTTGGCAAGGGATGCCAGCAGCAGTGCAAATGCGAAAACAGCGCCCAGTGTTCACCTTTTAACGGCacttgcgcatgcgcagcgGGATTCAAAGGTAAACACTGCAACGAACCCTGTCCCGAAGGTAGATTTGGCGAAGATTGCGCCCAGAAGTGCAACTGCCATAACGGAGCCACTTGTTCGCCGGAAAACGGACGATGCAACTGCGCAGCAG GCAACATGACATGCGATCACGTCACTGGACAATACGTGTGCAGACCTGGCTACCTTGGAATAACTTGCGAACATCCTTGCCCTCTGCATAGATACGGTCTGAATTGCGCCAACCATTGTTACTGCAAGAACGGAGCTGATTGTCACCACGTGACTG GTGTCTGCCAATGTTTGCCGGGCTGGCAAGGACCTACTTGTCAAATTCCCTGCACCGATGGGATGTACGGTGTGAATTGCACCCAGCCTTGCAAGTGTCAGAACGAAGGCGAATGCAGAAAAAACGATGGTCACTGCAGATGCGCTCCTGGATGGACTGGGACGCATTGCACAGAAg TATGTCCAGAAGGATATTACGGCGATCACTGCATGGAACCGTGCGAGTGTAAGTCCGATTCCTTCGTATGTCACCCGAAAACTGGTTGCACTTGCAAAAAGGGTTTCAAAG GTGAAAACTGCGACGAGTTAATGCAAGAAAGGAGCGTCCGTCCGATAGaagaatctggatctggaagTGTCGTCGTGGGAATTGCGATCGCTCTAATTTTCATTGCGATCATATTCACGATATGGTTGTACTATAGAAGGAGGGTGGCTAATTTGAAAACTGAAATAGCTCAGGTTCAGTACATCGCTGAACCTGTGACGACgcctg ATCGCAATCACTTCGATAATCCGGTATACTCGTATCGGGATTCAAGTAGATCTGACGACGGAACAGCAACGTTGCTGAACAATGTGCAGATAAAAAACGACCTAGGTACCAAAAATATTAACACAGAACGAGCCAAACTCGGTCCCATAGTTGCTGGCTATAATACAACTAGCGATGACGATGGCAGCTGTAAAG ATTCCTTCGGACGTTTCCAATACAACGGTCTCGACTCTAAGAACAAGGACGCCGACCTTGGCAACCCTAATTTGTATCACAGCATCGACGAATTAGACGCAAAGAAAGCTGCCGAGCACGTCTACGACGAAATAAAGCAAAACAACGGTGAAATGGAATACGATCATCTCGACTACACGAGGCCGACGAGTTCATGGAAGCCGCATTATCAACGAATGGTGAACGGATTCGGATCCAAAGATGGGAGTGGTCCTAGCAAATCTAGCGATCCGGACGTCGAAAGTGGGGAAAAAGATTAG